The following coding sequences are from one Culex quinquefasciatus strain JHB chromosome 1, VPISU_Cqui_1.0_pri_paternal, whole genome shotgun sequence window:
- the LOC6035199 gene encoding LOW QUALITY PROTEIN: GTP-binding protein Di-Ras2 (The sequence of the model RefSeq protein was modified relative to this genomic sequence to represent the inferred CDS: deleted 2 bases in 1 codon), which translates to MGDATNNKKILQNIKMPEQSNDYRVVVFGAGGVGKSSLVLRFIKGTFRESYIPTIEDTYRQVISCNKNICTLQITDTTGSHQFPAMQRLSITKGHAFILVYSVCSKQSLEELKPIWSLIRELKGDEISQIPVMLVGNKCDEPEELREVTNIEGQTEAATWGISFMETSAKENHNVTELFQELLNMEKNRNVSLQLDGKNKKKKEKKMLKEKAKEEKLLKEKKEKAKQQAKEKEKQTAKEAKEAKKEEPKDKAANGTNAKGGKDKDKDGAAGAAAGAEGEASGTLKEKCKVM; encoded by the exons ATGGGTGACGCCACGAACAACAAGAAGATTCTGCAAAACATTAAGATGCCAGAGCAGAGCAACGACTACCGGGTG GTGGTGTTTGGTGCCGGTGGCGTCGGCAAGAGTTCCCTGGTCCTCCGGTTCATCAAGGGAACGTTCCGCGAGAGCTACATCCCGACCATCGAGGACACCTACAGGCAG GTGATTAGCTGCAATAAGAACATATGCACACTGCAGATCACCGATACGACCGGGTCGCACCAGTTCCCGGCCATGCAGCGGCTTTCCATCACCAAGGGACATGCCTTCATCCTGGTGTACTCTGTGTGCTCGAAGCAGAGCCTGGAGGAGCTTAAGCCAATCTGGAGCCTCATCCGGGAGCTCAAG ggCGACGAAATCTCGCAGATTCCAGTCATGCTGGTGGGCAACAAGTGCGACGAGCCGGAGGAGCTGCGCGAAGTGACCAACATCGAGGGCCAAACCGAAGCTGCCACCTGGGGGATCTCGTTCATGGAGACCTCCGCCAAGGAGAACCACAACGTCACCGAGCTGTTCCAG GAGTTGCTAAACATGGAGAAGAACCGAAACGTGTCCCTGCAGCTCGACGGcaaaaacaagaagaaaaagGAAAAGAAAATGCTAAAGGAAAAGGCCAAGGAGGAGAAGCTTCTCAAGGAAAAGAAGGAAAAGGCGAAACAGCAAGCCAAGGAGAAGGAAAAACAAACAGCAAAAGAGGCAAAGGAGGCGAAG AAGGAGGAACCCAAGGACAAGGCAGCGAACGGAACCAACGCCAAGGGCGGCAAGGACAAGGACAAGGACGGGGCGGCCGGGGCCGCGGCGGGAGCCGAGGGCGAAGCCAGCGGAACGCTGAAGGAAAAGTGCAAAGTGATGTAA
- the LOC6052808 gene encoding uncharacterized protein LOC6052808 codes for MSLTATTEPYLPGSIPFSQYLEQLEWIFLHNKLNKTDYKTSFLAICGQEVYTMLKKLFPGENLKDLSYDTITDKLKKHYDKSDSEVIHSFKFWSRKQGQHEKAEDYVLSVKVLAERCCFGDFRDRAIRDVLVMGVFDRGLQKRLFDEDNLTADKAEKMILNQELSSNRTRILNNGDDGRSSLVNRLGRRPDRTPNKGGYRNRSRSNNRTRSFSSDRNKNKSDSGKPTFSSA; via the exons ATGTCTTTGACGGCTACCACCGAACCTTATTTGCCCGGTTCAATTCCATTTAGTCAATACTTGGAACAACTGGAGTGGATTTTTCTCCACAATAAATTGAATAAgactgattataaaacatcgTTTTTGGCCATCTGCGGCCAGGAGGTGTatacaatgttgaaaaaacttttccctggtgaaaatttaaaagatttgagCTATGACACAATAACAGACAAACTGAAAAAGCATTACGATAAAAGTGATTCAGAAGTGATTCATAGTTTCAAGTTTTGGTCCAGGAAGCAAGGTCAACACGAGAAGGCCGAAGATTATGTGTTGTCGGTCAAGGTTTTAGCCGAACGGTGCTGTTTCGGTGATTTTAGGGACAGAGCCATTAGAGATGTGCTTGTCATGGGAGTGTTTGATAGAGGTTTACAAAAAAGGTTGTTCGACGAGGACAACTTGACGGCGGACAAGGCGGAGAAGATGATACTCAATCAGGAGTTGTCGTCGAACCGCACGAGGATTCTGAACAATGGAGATGATGGTAGAAGTAGCTTGGTGAATCGTTTGGGAAGAAGACCGGATCGTACACCGAACAAGGGAGGTTACCGGAACAGGAGCAGAAGTAACAACAGAACTCGTTCTTTTTCGAGCGATAGGAACAAGAACAAGAGTGATTCTGGGAAGCCAACCTTTTCT TCCGCGTAA
- the LOC119768581 gene encoding uncharacterized protein LOC119768581 — protein MACMMISSVNKINEPCYVEPLLENRRMTMEIDCGSAESVISEDLFNRNFRNLVVKPCNKRLVVIDGKRLTVLGKVTVNARLDGVQQQLDLVILRCEMDFIPLMGRTWLDVFYSNWRSAFSRPSLPAQGVHAVENDSVVVDLKNLSWRQSTFGA, from the exons ATGGCCTGCATGATGATTTCGTCTGTCAACAAGATCAACGAACCGTGTTATGTTGAACCTCTCCTGGAAAACAGACGTATGACCATGGAGATTGATTGTGGATCAGCCGAGAGTGTTATCTCTGAGGATTTGTTTAACAGAAACTTTCGTAATCTTGTCGTTAAGCCTTGTAACAAGCGGTTAGTAGTGATAGACGGCAAGAGGCTGACTGTGTTGGGAAAAGTGACGGTAAATGCTCGTTTAGATGGTGTGCAACAACAATTGGATCTTGTCATCTTGCGTTGCGAGATGGATTTCATCCCGCTCATGGGAAGGACATGGCTGGACGTCTTCTACAGCAACTGGAGATCAGCTTTTTCACGACCATCTTTACCTGCACAAGGTGTGCATGCTGTCGAGAATGAtagtgttgttgttgatttgaaGA atCTCTCTTGGCGGCAGAGTACTTTCGGCGCATAA